ATAAGCCTGCGCTTGCCGTAAAACAACCTCCATCGAGTCTTACTCATCCAGTGGACAAGTTGTTAGAAGCAATGACCCTCATCCCTTGGGACCCATTCCGGGGATTCGAGTGGCCTGTTGAATATGAACTGCCAACGCGAATACCTTACGTCGACGTTATCGACTCCGACAACGAATACGTCGTGAAAGCAGAGCTCCCAGGGCTGAAGAAGGAAACCCTGAACATTCAAGCTGGCACAAACGAGCTGTCGTTGGCCGCTGAATCTAACGTGGAGACGGAGGAGCAGGGAAAAACCTATCTGCACAGGGAAAGAGCTTTCTCCACATTCCGCCGAAACATAGGCTTTGCCGAAAGCATAGACACACAAAAAGTATCGGCAAAAATGGCTGAAGGCATTCTCGAAGTG
This window of the Candidatus Bathyarchaeia archaeon genome carries:
- a CDS encoding Hsp20/alpha crystallin family protein, translated to MTLALTSRKKTVPKAVAKANKPALAVKQPPSSLTHPVDKLLEAMTLIPWDPFRGFEWPVEYELPTRIPYVDVIDSDNEYVVKAELPGLKKETLNIQAGTNELSLAAESNVETEEQGKTYLHRERAFSTFRRNIGFAESIDTQKVSAKMAEGILEVKLPKLERRSERKTRRITL